A genomic stretch from Azospirillum brasilense includes:
- a CDS encoding class I SAM-dependent methyltransferase has product MDSNTKVSVELFHQKVNQLTDDQWKLFLTRSVSEHVVEDVVMPTFPPESFQSSIHGHSGVTSINEAFNFFLEVKNVANRVGSPFSPSRYLLDFGCGWGRIGRMFMKDIQPSRIYAVEPESANTIEARKNNYYTNIIQSEYEPPLVFGNGIFDYVVAWSVFSHLDEYLLRKWLEEFRRVLKPGGLVAITSQGRSFFDYVAQLKEIKERGEPLGHAWHETLVRHFVDLPSMKKQYDDGNFIHVQSHGSGNHYGEAFIPLGFAQRIAQEMKMELVEFMESGTKLPQSLIVLRAL; this is encoded by the coding sequence ATGGACAGCAACACAAAAGTTTCCGTTGAACTTTTCCACCAAAAAGTCAACCAGCTTACTGACGATCAGTGGAAGCTCTTCCTGACCAGAAGCGTTTCTGAGCATGTAGTTGAAGACGTAGTCATGCCTACGTTCCCGCCCGAAAGCTTCCAATCATCAATCCATGGGCACTCTGGTGTAACTTCAATTAACGAGGCGTTTAACTTTTTTCTTGAAGTGAAAAATGTTGCTAATCGTGTAGGATCTCCTTTCTCTCCGTCTCGCTACCTCCTTGATTTTGGTTGTGGATGGGGACGAATTGGGCGGATGTTCATGAAGGATATCCAGCCATCGCGGATTTACGCTGTGGAACCAGAATCTGCCAATACCATTGAGGCAAGAAAAAATAATTATTATACTAACATAATTCAATCTGAGTATGAGCCCCCTCTCGTGTTTGGCAATGGCATTTTTGATTATGTAGTTGCATGGTCTGTATTCTCTCACCTTGATGAGTATCTTCTAAGAAAGTGGCTTGAAGAATTTAGAAGAGTCTTGAAACCAGGAGGGCTTGTTGCGATCACAAGCCAAGGCCGTAGTTTTTTCGACTATGTTGCTCAATTGAAAGAAATCAAAGAGCGCGGAGAGCCTCTAGGACACGCATGGCATGAGACGCTTGTCCGGCATTTTGTCGACCTTCCGTCAATGAAAAAACAGTATGATGACGGGAACTTTATTCACGTACAAAGCCATGGCTCTGGAAACCATTATGGAGAAGCATTCATCCCACTTGGGTTTGCCCAGAGGATTGCTCAAGAAATGAAAATGGAGCTTGTTGAATTCATGGAGAGCGGTACTAAGCTTCCTCAGAGCCTGATTGTTCTAAGGGCTCTTTAG